The following is a genomic window from Sphingorhabdus sp. Alg231-15.
TGCGACATGTTCGCGGCCGATCATGACCAACACAGGTACCGCTAATGGACTGACTCGATCGAGTTCGACATGGACCATTGAGCCCGCCGCCCTGTCCAAAAGGTCTCCCAATCGCGCAACGTCTGTCATCCTTGCACGGGCATCGGCCCAGGCGGCCTGCATCAGCAAATGATCTGGCTCGTACTTGCGCAACACGTCAAAAATTAGATCAGTGGAAAAAGTCACCTGCTTCCCGGTTTTGCGCTTACCGGGATGTTGGCGGTCGACGAGCCCACTGATCACCGCCACCTCCCGAAAGGCGCGTTTGAGCAGATAACTGCCTTCGATCCAGTCGAAAAACTCGTCTTCCAAAATGTCGGCGCTAAACAGCGCCGCGGGATCGGTCACCGGTTCGACGCTCCAGCAGGCCAATGCATAGTCATTGGCAACAAAGCCAATGGGTTTCAGTCCCCTTGTTTCCATCCGCCGTGTGAGCAGCATGCCCAGCGACTGATGCGCATTCCACCCCTCGAAACTATAGGCCGTCATATAATGCAGGCCTTTATGCGGGAATGTCTCGACCAAAAGCTGCCCTGGTTCGGGCAATTGCGAGCGATGGTCCTGCATCTCCAGCCATTCGCGTACATCATCGGGGAAACGCGCCCACCCCGCCCGATCCGTTAGGAACCCCCTCACCCGGTCGGACAAATGTGTGGTGAGGGGTAGCCGCAGGCCCATATAACTCGGGATCATGGCCGCTTTTTTGGTTGCACGGACAATGACATCCGAGCTGTCCAATTTGATCAGTTCGAGACTCATGCCGGCAAAGAAAAACGTGTCGCCGGTGCTGAGAATCGCCGCGAAACTCTCTTCCACCTTGCCGAGATTGCGGCCATTTTTGAACCGAACGGTCATCATTGCGGCATCAACAATGATTCCTGCATTCATCCGGTGTTGAGTGGCAAAGCGCGGGTGAACAAGATGCCAGATGCCTTTGGCATCGCGCCGCAACCGCTTGAACTTGTCATAGGCTTTAAGCGCATAGCCGCCGTCTCGCGTAAAGCCGAGCACGCGGTCAAATGTCTCCTTGTCGAGCGTGCTGAAAGGCAGGGACGATTGTAGTTCATCGAGCAGATCGTCTTCCTGAAACGGGGCTGCGCAGGCACAGGTCATGACATGCTGCGCGAGGACATCGAGCCCGCCGGGGCGGAACGGCTCACCGTCACGCTTTCCTTCGTTGACCGCATCCAGCGCAGCCTGCGCTTCGAGATATTCAAAGCGGTTGCCGGGTACCAGCAACGCCTTGGACGAGACATCCAGCCGGTGATTGGCGCGGCCAATGCGCTGAAGCAATCGTGAACTACCCTTGGGCGCACCCATTTGGATGACGCAATCAATGTCGCCCCAATCGACACCAAGGTCCAGGGAGGCTGTACAGACCAGCGCGCGCATCTTTCCCGACGCCATAGCATTTTCGACTTTGCGCCGGGCTTCTTTGGAGAGGCTGCCGTGATGTACTCCGATTGGCAGTGTGTCCTCGTTTATCTCCCATAATTTCTGGAATATAAACTCGGCCAGAAAACGCGTATTGGTGAAGACCAGTGTCATTCGGTTGGCTTTGATCTGTTCCATCACCTGCGGGACGGCATAGACACCGGCATGGCCCGCCCATGGCACACGGATCTTCTCGCCCTGTGGCGTTTCGGGGATCATGATTGCGATATCAGCAGGCGCACCCTCTTCGCCCAACACATGAGTGACCGCATTGATATCGCCATAGGGCGCCAGCCATGCGCGAAAATCGTCGGGATCAGCCACAGTCGCCGATAAGGCGGCGCGGCGCATGTCCGGAGCAATCCTTTGCAGTCTGGCTAAGGATAGCGAAAGCAAGTCCCCGCGCTTGCCGGACGCAAAGGCATGCACTTCATCGACGATGACGTGCTTCAGCTTGGCAAAAAGTGCAAAGCTGTCCTCTTGACTCAAGAGTAGATTGAGCGATTCCGGCGTGGTCAGCAATATTTGCGGCGGCTTCACCCGCTGGCGTGCTTTGCGATTGGCTGGCGTATCACCGCTGCGCGTTTCGACTTTGATAGGCAAGCCCATTTCGTCAATGGGTGTCAACAGGTTGCGCTGGACATCGACGGCCAGCGCCTTGAGCGGAGAGATATAGAGCGTATGCAGTCCGTCAAAATCAGGTTGGTCAATCAAATCGACCAGGCTGGGCAAAAAGCCTGCTAGAGTTTTGCCCGCTCCGGTTGGCGCGGTGAGCAAGGCATGTTGTCCCGCCCTCGCGGCATGCAGCATCTCGATCTGGTGACGCCGCACGGTCCATCCGCGAGAGGCGAACCAGTCTTGAAGCGGTTGGGGAAGTTTCGGCTGTTTCACCGGGGCACTGTAGGCTATTTTCTCAGTTCCGCCATCAACCCGAATAATTGCGTGACATCGGGCGGTGTCGTATCGCCAGCATATTCACGGTAAAGCGTCGAAACATTGACCGCGATCCGTTCACTATCTCCCCAGCTTGAAAAATCACCCAGTTTTATATCATGCGCGGCATCGCGCACCGACAAACCGGCCTCATAACGTTTGCGCGCCTCATCATCGATATAATGCAAATAGTCCTGCACGCGTCGAACACCGGCTTCATCGGTGATAGGACCGTGGCCTGGAACAATCGTGTCGGGTTTGAGGTCAATAATATAATCGCATGCGGCGATCCAGTTCGAAACAGGGCCGGCCCACATAATCGGTGTGCCTTCGATAAAGAGAATGTCACCGGTAAAAACCGTTTTGTCATCGGGCACATGGACCAAGACATCTCCGGCTGTATGGGCGGGGCCAACTTCAACCAGATCAACCTGCTTGTTGCCAACCATCACGCTATATTCGCCGCTGAACGTTTTGGTCGGGTGCTTTTCGGCGACATCGGTGAAGTCAAAGCTGCCGAAAATATCAACCAGATACTGCCCAGTCGGGCCCATATCCTTTGCTTGCGCCATGATTGCGGCCAAAGCGGGGGCCGGCAGTTCGTCCATCTCCTTGGCGCTGGCTTCTGAGGCAATGACTTCGGCATGCTGGCAGCAACCATTGCCATGCGTGTGATCCCCGTTTGCGTGGGTGTTAACTATGGTACCAATATCATCAGCGCCAACGCCTGCCGCATCGGCCATGGTCGCCAGCATATCGCGGGTTAGGCTGGCATCGAACAATGTGTCGACCAGCAAGGATTGATCGCCATCGGTAATCAAACCGGCATTGGACCAGCCCCATCCGCCATCCGGCTGCAAATAGGCAAAAATACCGTTACCGGTTTCATACAGACCTTTCTGGAAGGGAATATTGTCCATGTTACCTCTCGCTTTGCTGCTATTATTTTGTTC
Proteins encoded in this region:
- a CDS encoding MBL fold metallo-hydrolase; translation: MDNIPFQKGLYETGNGIFAYLQPDGGWGWSNAGLITDGDQSLLVDTLFDASLTRDMLATMADAAGVGADDIGTIVNTHANGDHTHGNGCCQHAEVIASEASAKEMDELPAPALAAIMAQAKDMGPTGQYLVDIFGSFDFTDVAEKHPTKTFSGEYSVMVGNKQVDLVEVGPAHTAGDVLVHVPDDKTVFTGDILFIEGTPIMWAGPVSNWIAACDYIIDLKPDTIVPGHGPITDEAGVRRVQDYLHYIDDEARKRYEAGLSVRDAAHDIKLGDFSSWGDSERIAVNVSTLYREYAGDTTPPDVTQLFGLMAELRK
- a CDS encoding ligase-associated DNA damage response DEXH box helicase, yielding MKQPKLPQPLQDWFASRGWTVRRHQIEMLHAARAGQHALLTAPTGAGKTLAGFLPSLVDLIDQPDFDGLHTLYISPLKALAVDVQRNLLTPIDEMGLPIKVETRSGDTPANRKARQRVKPPQILLTTPESLNLLLSQEDSFALFAKLKHVIVDEVHAFASGKRGDLLSLSLARLQRIAPDMRRAALSATVADPDDFRAWLAPYGDINAVTHVLGEEGAPADIAIMIPETPQGEKIRVPWAGHAGVYAVPQVMEQIKANRMTLVFTNTRFLAEFIFQKLWEINEDTLPIGVHHGSLSKEARRKVENAMASGKMRALVCTASLDLGVDWGDIDCVIQMGAPKGSSRLLQRIGRANHRLDVSSKALLVPGNRFEYLEAQAALDAVNEGKRDGEPFRPGGLDVLAQHVMTCACAAPFQEDDLLDELQSSLPFSTLDKETFDRVLGFTRDGGYALKAYDKFKRLRRDAKGIWHLVHPRFATQHRMNAGIIVDAAMMTVRFKNGRNLGKVEESFAAILSTGDTFFFAGMSLELIKLDSSDVIVRATKKAAMIPSYMGLRLPLTTHLSDRVRGFLTDRAGWARFPDDVREWLEMQDHRSQLPEPGQLLVETFPHKGLHYMTAYSFEGWNAHQSLGMLLTRRMETRGLKPIGFVANDYALACWSVEPVTDPAALFSADILEDEFFDWIEGSYLLKRAFREVAVISGLVDRQHPGKRKTGKQVTFSTDLIFDVLRKYEPDHLLMQAAWADARARMTDVARLGDLLDRAAGSMVHVELDRVSPLAVPVLVMIGREHVAQGATDDALLIEAESLIQEAMRGD